ATAAAATGATTCAGTTCCATGCACGCGTGAGAAGAAAAGCATTTCCATACCGACCTTACTCCTTCGTCGGGCTGGCCAATCCGACGACCGATTATAACATGTTTAATCATCCACGTCGATGATTAACTACCGTAGCATTGAATCTGAGTGTGAGATGGAATAAGACCTTTGGACGTCATGGCAAAGGCACCGCCGATGAAGCAGGGACCTCCGGTGCTTTAGCATGGAGAGGACGTCAGTGATCTTTCCCGACACCTATTCAATGGTGTATGTCCTATTATCCTGATCTATGAATGAGTGCCATCTCGAATGAAACTTGGCGTTCTCACACCATTCATTATCTTGCTCGTTACTGCGTTAATATTTAAATATCGTTAATAATTATGATGTCTATGTGTGCTATAAATCCGCACTCTATTTTGTTAGGTCGTTCCTTTCATTTTCTTGCTGTCTATTTGGGGGGTTTTTCTCTCCGGATTAACACAAATATATTCTTCTCTGGTTCTTTTCCCGTTCCCTCCGGTCTCGTTATCCTTTCCACTGCGTTTCTTCGGTATAATGTAATGTTAACACGTACAACGACTGCAGAAAGGCCTTATTTATGTGAGGCGTCAACGTTTACAGAGCCAGTTGCTGAAATTGATGTATATACACCGTTACTGGGAGGTAGGTAATAATGTATCTAAGAAAATTGACTTTAATCGTGATCTTAATTGTTGTCAGTGTATCGGCAGTTTCTGGTGCAGTAATACTGTACCATCCTTCTGACCCGGCACATGTTTCATTTAGCAGTTCAATAATGAAACAGGACGAGACCTCGTTTGTAATTTCGCCATTTAACATAAGCCCCAACACAGTTTTAGTCCAGAACTTCACAACTGCTAATAGCGGGAGATTCAATTTATCCGTTCATACAGCGAAAGGTTCCTCCACCGTTAACGTTAGTGATGGTTTATGGATCTATATTTTCAATGAATCACAAGGAGTCAAGCTTGTTAACGATTTTGCACATAAATACATGGATAACAACTTCCTTTATGCCGAACTCGCTAAGGGATTCGTCACAATTCACTTAACTCCTAATTCTAAATCGAAGAATACAATCGCTGAGGTAGGGCTTTTTGAAAGAAACATCACTGCTGAAAAAGGCAATTACATGATCATAGCTGTAAATCCGTCCAGTTCATTGAACCACGTTCAGTTTAGTGCTATACTCGCAGTAAAAAACTAATTCCCTTAAAAAATGCTCCCATAAATATATGTTTTCAATGTAATGTTTTTTCACATTCGTATGCTAGAACATATGGAAATTGATTCGCATTTGTATGAGTTTTGAAGTGAAATTTTTAGTCGGTAAAGGCCAAAATAAGGGGAAAGTAGAAAATTTGTAATGTCAACGACAAATGAAGTCGAAAGGTAATATTAGACCGATCGCCTAGACAGGGCTGCATTTCTATTTTTCTCGTAACTCAAAGAAGCTTCATCAGCTTGTCCATATAACTTCAATACGAACAATGGTGGGCATGCATAGGTGTTATTTGTAATCTTTTGTCCTTACCCATCCCTTGGAGAACGGGGTATTTTAAAACAAATTCCTTTTATATTTCAAAAAGGTATCATATTGTGATCAGGGTAGAAAGAATATACTCGGCTTCAGGCGACGAAAAGGGCATGAGGATTCTTGTAGAGCGTCTCTGGCCGAGGGGATTTACAAAGGAGAAGGCGAACCTTGGAATGTGGATGAAAAACGTCGCACCCACAGATGCACTGAGAAAGTGGTTTAACCATGAACCGGCAAAATGGGAGGGATTCAAGCGAAAATATTACGAAGAGCTTGATAAGAATCCGGACACTGAAAAACTGGTAGAAATCTGCAAGAAAAACGACGTCATATTTTTGTTTTCGTCAAAGGAAGAAAAAATGAATAATGCTGTCGCTCTCAAGGAATATATCGATCACAAGATCAAGAAATAGGTTGAGCTGCGGACAATCGTTCAATGTTTTTAAGTTCTCTTAGTGTACGTGCCCTTATTTCTTTCGGAGATTCGTACTCTTTTTCCTGTTTTCCGTTGGACAGGAATTTTTTGAGCAGGTTTTCCATTTCTCCACCACATTCGCATTTTTTCTCTTCAATTGGAGATGTCGATACCTCGACTCTGAGACATTTTTTGCACCTGTATAGCTCTTTCTTTCCTGAAAATTTTCCTTTCTTTGTGATCGGTGTCCCATTTATCTGAATTATATCCATGGCAAAATCATATGGTTTCGCAGAAGATATGGATGTCCCTATGCCAAATGAAGCAACACCCGCTTTTTTTAGTTCTAATAAATTCTCAAGCTTCAGTCCACCTGAAACCATGATCTTTACATTCCTGAATCCACGCAAGTCGAGCTCCCACCTCACCTCTCTCACTATATTTGCAAAATTACCTCTTCTTGAGCTGGGCGTATCGAGTCGTATATAGTCTAACTCTGGAAACATCTCAGCCGCTTTTATGGCCATGAACTTCTCATCGCCGTACGTATCAATGAGAACCGTTTTCTTCGCAGTATCTCTGGAATTTTTTACAGTATACTCCCATGCCTTGTCGTCTCCGAGTAGAAGAGAGAGGGCGTGTGGCATTGTGCCCACCGGTTCCTCGTCAATAAGTTTGGCTCCCAGAATCCCCGACACTCCATCCGCTCCACCTACGAAAGCTGCACGGTCTATCATTGGGGAAATCGCCGGATGCATTCTCCTTATACCGAATGAAATGAACGTTGTGTCCCCGAGCACCTGCCTTATTTTAGAGGAGTAAGTCGAAATACCTGTAGACTGGCATATGAAGCCTAGGATTGCAGTTTCAAAAACAGAAATATCCGGATATTTGCCCTCAATGCGCATGAATGGAATAGGGACTCCTGAATAATCCCTGGGGGGTAGTATGGTGCCCTCAGGAATGCTATAAAGATCCAGATGTTTCCCGGACAGCAGTTTTACAACCTCATCCAGACCAGAGAAATTGACCCATGGGTCAAGAGGGCCTGATAGTGTGAATTCAACGGTAACTCTATCATTGAATTTTACTCCGGAAACAGCCTTCATGCTCCTCTCAAAATATACGTCCGATGCCTTACCAGCAAGTATATCCTCATCATTGGCAATATTGAATGTAGACATTAGTTCACTTCCACAAGCAGTTCACTGTCATTTATTAATCTCACCTGGTAGTTTCTTTCCATGAAAGAAAGGGATTCCTCATGCCTCTTGGGATCGATGGCAGCGCAGAGACTCTTTATAACATTAATCTCGTAATTCCTGAAGAACGCTCCACTTACGGTGTGTTGGACACATATGTCAGTGCTTACACCGCATATGAAAAGGATTGATACTCCCCGCGCTCTCAAAAAACCGTCAAGGTCGGTATCAAAGAATGCATCATAGTGTCTCTTCCTTATGCGATACCCGGGAAATCCTTTCAGTTCTGGTACCAATTCGCTTGCAGGAGTCCCTATAAGACAGTGCTCCCCCCACACCTTGAATTCCGGATCATCACTTATATGCGTATCCAGGGTGAAGACAACCTCCATCTTTCCTTCGGCATTGCTAATGATCTTCGGAAGTTTCTTTAACACCTCGATCGCACCCTTAGAACCAAATTTTCCCGTGACAAAATCGTTGACCATATCCACAACTATCAAGGCTGATTTCATTCTTCCTCACCCTCAGTATCAGAATACCACCATATAGTCTCGTTCCCCTGATCCTCGATGTGTACGCCAAGCTTCTTCAGACCAGATCTTATCGCGTCAGAGCTTGCAAAGTCCCTTGCAATCCTGAGGCTCTTTCTTGCAGAAAGAAGGAGGCGGATCAGGTCGTCGCTTCTGGCTGTGGTCTTAGATTCCCTTATTATTCCTGTGAACTCGTTTACCCATTTAAGGACTGACAGAGACAAGTAAGCCGCCTTAGGTTCCATTGTATCCAGTTTTTTGTTCCATTCATTTACAAAGGACATCAGCTTTGAAAACATTCCCCTGAAATCTAAGTTATTTTCGAGAAACGAATCTAGGGACGCTATGGTCCCCTCGTCGTTCTCGAAGGTCTCATTTCCAGCCTTCTGCAGCAATTTGTTATATATGGAAGACAGTGCATTCACGTTTTTGCTGGATTCCTCCATTAATTCCCCTGAAAAGCTGAGCTGCGTATTAAACTGGCAGTTGAGCAGGGCGTACCTTAAATCTTCCGGTGTAAAATCTCTGAGGATCTCATCTATTGTGACATAGTTGTGAAGAGACTTCGACATCTTTTCACCTTCTATATTGAGCATCCCTGTGTGTATCCAGTATCTGGAAAGAATCTTTTTTCCACTTGCGGATCTTTCTATCGCTATTTCCGCTTCATGGTGAGGGAATATCAGATCGGTTCCTCCCCCATGTATGTCATATGTTTTTCCAAGAAACGCATCAGTTATTGCAGTATCTTCTATGTGCCATCCCGGCCTTCCTTTTCCCCACGGGGAATTCCAGTAAGGTTCGCCGGGTTTCATCTTTTTCCATATTACAAAATCCCTGGAATCTCTTTTATTCTCGTTGATATCTATCCTTGATCCTGAGCGCAGTGAATTGAGATCCTGGCCCGAAAGTTTTCCGTAGTCTGGAAATCTGGAAACAGAAAAATACACGCCGTCGTCCGTTTCATATGCATAATCTTTCCTCACCAAAGTCCTGATTTGTGAAATGATCTTCCTTATCTCCATGGTCGCAGGAACGTAAATGTTCACACTGTCTATCTTCAAAGCTCTCATGATCCTGAGATAATCCATGAAGTACCTTTTGCTAATTGTCTCAGTTGGCAGACCCTCCTGAG
This is a stretch of genomic DNA from Thermoplasmatales archaeon. It encodes these proteins:
- the cysS gene encoding cysteine--tRNA ligase, producing the protein MQIETNSVGSMKIYDTMQKKVVPFKLSKNRIVKMYVCGPTVYDSPHIGHAKTYVFFDALAKYLRIKGFYVFYVQNITDLDDKIIAKAAQEGLPTETISKRYFMDYLRIMRALKIDSVNIYVPATMEIRKIISQIRTLVRKDYAYETDDGVYFSVSRFPDYGKLSGQDLNSLRSGSRIDINENKRDSRDFVIWKKMKPGEPYWNSPWGKGRPGWHIEDTAITDAFLGKTYDIHGGGTDLIFPHHEAEIAIERSASGKKILSRYWIHTGMLNIEGEKMSKSLHNYVTIDEILRDFTPEDLRYALLNCQFNTQLSFSGELMEESSKNVNALSSIYNKLLQKAGNETFENDEGTIASLDSFLENNLDFRGMFSKLMSFVNEWNKKLDTMEPKAAYLSLSVLKWVNEFTGIIRESKTTARSDDLIRLLLSARKSLRIARDFASSDAIRSGLKKLGVHIEDQGNETIWWYSDTEGEEE
- a CDS encoding nicotinate phosphoribosyltransferase, with translation MSTFNIANDEDILAGKASDVYFERSMKAVSGVKFNDRVTVEFTLSGPLDPWVNFSGLDEVVKLLSGKHLDLYSIPEGTILPPRDYSGVPIPFMRIEGKYPDISVFETAILGFICQSTGISTYSSKIRQVLGDTTFISFGIRRMHPAISPMIDRAAFVGGADGVSGILGAKLIDEEPVGTMPHALSLLLGDDKAWEYTVKNSRDTAKKTVLIDTYGDEKFMAIKAAEMFPELDYIRLDTPSSRRGNFANIVREVRWELDLRGFRNVKIMVSGGLKLENLLELKKAGVASFGIGTSISSAKPYDFAMDIIQINGTPITKKGKFSGKKELYRCKKCLRVEVSTSPIEEKKCECGGEMENLLKKFLSNGKQEKEYESPKEIRARTLRELKNIERLSAAQPIS
- a CDS encoding cysteine hydrolase, yielding MKSALIVVDMVNDFVTGKFGSKGAIEVLKKLPKIISNAEGKMEVVFTLDTHISDDPEFKVWGEHCLIGTPASELVPELKGFPGYRIRKRHYDAFFDTDLDGFLRARGVSILFICGVSTDICVQHTVSGAFFRNYEINVIKSLCAAIDPKRHEESLSFMERNYQVRLINDSELLVEVN
- a CDS encoding DUF488 family protein: MIRVERIYSASGDEKGMRILVERLWPRGFTKEKANLGMWMKNVAPTDALRKWFNHEPAKWEGFKRKYYEELDKNPDTEKLVEICKKNDVIFLFSSKEEKMNNAVALKEYIDHKIKK